From the genome of Methylocystis echinoides:
TCCGCAGGCCCGCGAAGCCGCAAGCTTCAAGCTTTCCGAGAAAGGCCTGTCGGAGATCGAACAAGTGGTTTTCGACTGCGAGAAACATGCTTACCGGTCCGATGGCGGCGACTGGCGCGAAGGCCATATGGCCGCGGGCGCGACGCGGAGCGTCTATCCCGCGACGCAGTCGTGGTCGAAGGTTCCGTCCTTTTACGCCGGTCTTTTCGCGAAAGCCTGCGCCCGCGACTGACGTTGTCAGTCGATGAAAGGACCAACGGCGCCCCGGAGGCTGAAGCCCGCGTCGATCACGTACCAGGCGCCGATCAGCGCCAGGCCGAGATAAGCGAAGCGCCCGGCGTAAGGGATGATGCTGACGAGAAAAACGCCGGGGAGGGCCAGCCACCAGGAGAGCGAAAACCAGCGCATCAAGGTCACGACGCTTAAGGGAATGGCCAGGATCGACATCAGCAGAAAGGCCCAGCCGAGCGTCAGCCCGATGGGTTTGAGAAGCGACGGCGGTAATTTATCGAGCATGGCCTTTCCTCTTTTTTTGAAGAGCATAGGCGAGGAGAAGGGCCCGCAAAAGCCGCCGCCGGCGACGACCTTGGACCGGGCCGTCCCCGCCGTAGCGCCGAATGTTTCCCTGCGCCGCGACGCATTTTTTGTTGCAAAGCAGCGGGCGAGGCCTGCCGTAAAGGTTTAGGCAGTTTTTTCAGCTATCGTGCCGTTCACAAGCCCGTCCTCCTCGGCGCGGGCGCGAGATTCGGTGCGGCGACGATGGACGCAATTCTCCCTCATGCAAACGGCCAGGCCGAGCGTCGGAAGGACCCGGCGCGCGTGAAAATCTCTCTTGCTGGCCGATACATGCTCGTGGGATCGAAAGGCGAATACGAATGCCACACCTATGAGATGTCGGCGGACGAGGCGTCGCTCTTCGCGCCCGTGGTGTCGACGGTCGGCGCAAGAGTCGTCATCTATCTCAGCGAGCTCGGCCGGCTGACGGGCTCCATATCCCGCCTCACCGAGATCGGCTTCGACATGAGCCTGCAATTGACGCCGCGCAAACGCGAGAAACTCGCGGGCCAGCTCGCCTGGCGCGTAAACCGGCACGAGGCCAAGGATCGCCGTCGCCACGAACGCATCAAGCCGGAAAATGAGATCAGCATCCTCACCCTGCCGAATGGCGATGAGCATGTCGTGCGGATTCGAAGCCTCTCCACCTCCGGAGTCGCGCTCGACAGCGAACACGACGTGCGCATCGGCGACGAGGTTCTCATCGGCGCCACCGCGGCGAAAGTCGTTCGCGTGCGCGACGGCGAGATCGCCTGCCAATTCCTGCGGCCCCTTACGCATGTGGACCCCGCCACGCGGCTCTGAGCGCGTGGGGTCGCGCAGCGCGGGAAGCGGCTAGCCGGCGGGCCGCGGCGTCATCCATGCGACAATGGCGCCGCCCGGCTCGGCGAGCACCGCCATGCGCCCTACGCCCGGGATGTCGAACGCGTCCTTGCAGATTTTGGCGCCCGCGGCGACGGCCCTGGCCAGACGCGCGTCGACGTCGTCGACGGCGATATAGGTCAGCCAGTGTTCGGGAACGTTCTCGAAAACGGCTTCCTTCATTTCGAACATGCCGCCGACCCGCGCCTCGCCGGACCAGATGATCCAATAGGTCATGTCCGGCATGTGCATCGGCTCGAAACGCCAGCCGAGCGTCTCGGCGTAGAATTTCTGAGCCCGCGCGACATCGTGCACGCCGAGTTCGCTCCAGCACACGACGCCATGCGGCGCTTGTTGATCAGAGGCCATTCTTCTCTCCTGTGGATCGGGCGGCGAGCCCCCTGCGAATGTCGTGGAAGCCGAGCCGCCAGGCGATCAACCAGTCCACGAGCCGCGCCGGAAGCAAGCCCAGCATGTTTCCGGCGTGCACCGGTATGCGGACGGGGGGCCGCGGCGCCGTCAGCGCGCGCAGCACGGCCTGCGCAACCGTCTCGGGGCCAGGCGCCGCGCGGCCTCCTTCGACCGCCCATTTTTTCACGAGACCCGCCGCGGGCTCGTAAATGGTGCCCTCGAAAGCGCTGACATCGGCGCGATCGGCTTTTTCCCAGATCGGAGTCGCGATCATGCCCGGCTCAATCAGAATGAGGTCGATCCCATAGACGGTCAATTCGCGCCGCAAGGCGTCGGACATGCCCTCGAGTCCGAATTTCGAGGCGTTATAGGCGCCCAGAAAAGGCGAGGCGTGTCGCCCGGCGACCGAACTCATATTGACGATGCGGCCGGGCGGGCCGCCCTGCGGCCGGCGCGCGCCCAGGAGCGGCGCAAAGGCCTGTATCACGCGCAATTGACCCGTCAGATTGGTTTCGATCTGGCGACGGAAATCCTCGATGTCGAGATGCAGCAACGGTCCCGGCACGGCGACGCCGGCGTTGTTGACGAGCCCGAAGAGCGTCCCGCCGTCGAGCCATTGCTCGACTTCGCGCGCTGCGGCGGCGACGGCTTCGCCGTCGGTCACGTCGAACAGGAGCGGCGCATAATCGGCGCCGAAACGCGCCTGCAGCCGCGCAGCGTCGGCGTCTTTGCGCACCGAGCCGAAGACAAAGAAGCCGCTTTCGACCAGCAGCGCGACGCAGGCTTCGCCGATCCCCGTCGACGCGCCGGTGACGACGACCGCGCGTTTCCTGCGCTCAGACATGATCTGCTCCCGACAGAGCGAGAAGCCGCGTCAACGCGTCGAGGGTGGACGCGTCCGCGCGGCCGTCGACCCGCGCGCGGCGAAAGTGACGCTGAAAGGCGGAGACGGCGGCGGCGGTGTCCTCGTCATAGACGCCGGTCTCGGTGACCTTGTAGCCGAAAGCCGAAAGCCGGCGTTGAAGATCCGACACGGCTGCGCCCGCCATGTCGAGATCGAGCGCCGGACCCGTATCCGGGGGCATGGGCGCAATGTCGCGGCCGACGCCCGCCGCGGCGAGGGCGTCCCAGGGGAAGAACTCGCCAGGATCGATCTTGCGGCGCGGCGCAATGTCGGAATGCGCGAGAACCCGCTGCGGCGCAATGGCGCGACGCGCGCAAATATCGCGGCAAAGGGCGATGACGGCGTTGATCTGCGGGGTGGGATACGGGTGCGGATCAATGTGGCCGGGGTGAACGATCTCGACGCCGATCGAGGCGGAATTAATGTCCGTTTCGCCGGCCCAGGAGCTGACGCCGGCATGCCAGGCGCGTCGCGCCTCCGGCACGAGCTGCAACACGGCCCCGTCCTCCTCGACGACGTAATGCGCCGAAACCTCGTGAATGGGCGAGCACAAGAGCTCGAGCGCCGACTCAGCGCTCGGCATGCCGGTGTAATGCAGAACCAGCGCGGAGACGGACCGTGCGCGTGGACCGTGATTGGGCGACGGCAGGATTCTCGCGCCGGGGTAATCCGCCGCGAAGGGGCGGACCAATTCGCCCGCCTCCCGCCAGGGCGCGGTGGCGGCGACCCACTCCACCGTGCGCGATTCGGGGTCCGTCGCGCGCAAGACGTCGGTCACCACGCAGGCGCTGTCGGCGCCGGAGGCGAGCGCGAGACAGGCGCGCCCCGGAGTCAACCCGCCGATGGCGACGAGCGGAATCTCGCCGACGCGCCTTTTCCACGCCGCCAGCCGATCGAGCCCTTGCGGCGCGAAATCCATCTTCTTGAGCAGCGTCGGCCAGACCGGACCGAGCGCGACATAATCGGGCGAAAGCGCCAGAGCGCGTTCGAGCTCGGCGTCGTCATGCGTCGAGACGCCCAAGCGCACCCCATGCCGGCGCAGCGCCGCAATGTCGGCCGTATCGAGATCGCCCTGCCCGAGATGAACGAAGTCGCAACCCTCCTCGATCGCGAGCTCCCAATAGTCATTGACGACGAGCTGCGCTCCCGCCGCCCGGCAGAGATCCCGGGCGCGGGCGATCTCGGCGCGCAATTCGGGTCCCGAACGGTCCTTCACCCGCAGTTGCACGAGTTTCACGCCAAGCGGCAGCAGGCGCGTCAGCCAGTCCGATCGATCGACGATAAGATAGAACGGATCGAGGTTCGATACGGTCAACTGCTGCTCCTTCTACGGCAAGCCATAGCAGGCGAAAGGGAATGGAGGCGTTGCGCCGGGCGGCGCATTCA
Proteins encoded in this window:
- a CDS encoding surface-adhesin E family protein; this encodes MTRRAFVLPLLLLSTPAAAEWRLVGQDDFSKVYLDATSRETLADRSVRVRALTDYDPQAREAASFKLSEKGLSEIEQVVFDCEKHAYRSDGGDWREGHMAAGATRSVYPATQSWSKVPSFYAGLFAKACARD
- a CDS encoding PilZ domain-containing protein, with translation MDAILPHANGQAERRKDPARVKISLAGRYMLVGSKGEYECHTYEMSADEASLFAPVVSTVGARVVIYLSELGRLTGSISRLTEIGFDMSLQLTPRKREKLAGQLAWRVNRHEAKDRRRHERIKPENEISILTLPNGDEHVVRIRSLSTSGVALDSEHDVRIGDEVLIGATAAKVVRVRDGEIACQFLRPLTHVDPATRL
- a CDS encoding VOC family protein, coding for MASDQQAPHGVVCWSELGVHDVARAQKFYAETLGWRFEPMHMPDMTYWIIWSGEARVGGMFEMKEAVFENVPEHWLTYIAVDDVDARLARAVAAGAKICKDAFDIPGVGRMAVLAEPGGAIVAWMTPRPAG
- a CDS encoding SDR family NAD(P)-dependent oxidoreductase, whose amino-acid sequence is MSERRKRAVVVTGASTGIGEACVALLVESGFFVFGSVRKDADAARLQARFGADYAPLLFDVTDGEAVAAAAREVEQWLDGGTLFGLVNNAGVAVPGPLLHLDIEDFRRQIETNLTGQLRVIQAFAPLLGARRPQGGPPGRIVNMSSVAGRHASPFLGAYNASKFGLEGMSDALRRELTVYGIDLILIEPGMIATPIWEKADRADVSAFEGTIYEPAAGLVKKWAVEGGRAAPGPETVAQAVLRALTAPRPPVRIPVHAGNMLGLLPARLVDWLIAWRLGFHDIRRGLAARSTGEKNGL
- a CDS encoding thiamine phosphate synthase — encoded protein: MTVSNLDPFYLIVDRSDWLTRLLPLGVKLVQLRVKDRSGPELRAEIARARDLCRAAGAQLVVNDYWELAIEEGCDFVHLGQGDLDTADIAALRRHGVRLGVSTHDDAELERALALSPDYVALGPVWPTLLKKMDFAPQGLDRLAAWKRRVGEIPLVAIGGLTPGRACLALASGADSACVVTDVLRATDPESRTVEWVAATAPWREAGELVRPFAADYPGARILPSPNHGPRARSVSALVLHYTGMPSAESALELLCSPIHEVSAHYVVEEDGAVLQLVPEARRAWHAGVSSWAGETDINSASIGVEIVHPGHIDPHPYPTPQINAVIALCRDICARRAIAPQRVLAHSDIAPRRKIDPGEFFPWDALAAAGVGRDIAPMPPDTGPALDLDMAGAAVSDLQRRLSAFGYKVTETGVYDEDTAAAVSAFQRHFRRARVDGRADASTLDALTRLLALSGADHV